From Synergistaceae bacterium, the proteins below share one genomic window:
- a CDS encoding QueT transporter family protein → MNTKSLINGALIAALYAVLTVILAPISYGPLQCRVSEALTLLPFYLPEAVPGLFAGCVIANIYGGFGILDIVFGSLATLIAAVLTRKSRNIYIAALWPVVSNMIIIGALLHYLENVPLIMTGIYVALGEIGACYIIGVPLMKILERRNIIHRQ, encoded by the coding sequence ATTAATACTAAATCACTTATAAACGGTGCATTAATCGCAGCATTGTATGCAGTTCTTACGGTTATTCTTGCGCCGATTTCTTACGGGCCATTACAGTGCAGGGTCTCGGAGGCGTTGACTCTTTTGCCGTTCTATTTGCCTGAAGCTGTGCCGGGACTCTTTGCCGGTTGTGTCATCGCGAATATTTACGGAGGTTTCGGCATTCTTGATATAGTTTTCGGGTCTCTTGCGACTCTTATTGCAGCTGTATTGACTCGTAAATCAAGAAATATTTATATCGCTGCATTATGGCCGGTGGTCTCGAATATGATTATTATAGGCGCATTGCTGCATTATCTCGAAAATGTGCCGTTAATCATGACGGGAATTTATGTCGCACTCGGTGAAATTGGCGCGTGTTATATAATCGGTGTGCCGTTGATGAAAATTTTAGAGCGCAGAAATATAATTCACAGGCAGTAA
- a CDS encoding aspartate kinase has translation MGNFIISKFGGSAFANSDMAKKTAEIITSDPARRYIFVSAPGRRFKNDLRVTDLLYLTHSRFKSRDNYDETLNQVKERFTEIIQGLGIDFNIDAEIDVIKRNLLSGKPSEEIASRGEYIMAKIISLYLDWQFVDASEIIFFKIDGTLDLAKTLERSEMRLKNVNHAIIPGFYGSMPGYGIKTFTRGGGDTSGALVALALKADLYEKWSETTEVFTADPSIVDHPHKIRHVTYAELRELTYMGIKVIYEDVIHLLQSAKIPISIHNIYNPSDKGTLITEDLAEDSHRSVAACIAGQRHFKAIRIEKFGLNRLHGVGEKVFGTFAKYGISCEHYVSGIYNFCIIVRNMVFDLNRAQIFEEIKKAINPESIEMDNDLSLIAIIGKGMGTEKGIFARIFNAIAAVGVKIHFISQGADDLNIVIGVYDADFEKTIKALYDAMIFEEKE, from the coding sequence ATGGGAAATTTTATCATATCTAAATTCGGAGGCAGCGCGTTTGCAAATTCCGATATGGCCAAGAAAACAGCCGAAATAATTACGTCTGACCCTGCACGCAGATACATTTTTGTGTCAGCACCGGGCAGAAGATTCAAGAATGATTTGCGCGTAACTGATTTATTGTATTTGACTCATTCGCGGTTCAAGAGCCGTGATAATTACGACGAGACATTGAATCAAGTCAAAGAACGTTTCACAGAAATTATACAGGGCTTGGGAATAGATTTTAACATTGACGCAGAAATTGACGTTATCAAGCGCAACTTGTTATCAGGCAAACCCAGCGAAGAAATTGCCAGCCGCGGAGAATACATCATGGCAAAAATAATTTCTCTTTACCTCGATTGGCAGTTCGTCGACGCTTCAGAAATTATTTTCTTCAAGATTGACGGGACTCTTGACCTTGCTAAAACTCTTGAACGCTCAGAAATGAGACTCAAAAATGTAAATCACGCAATAATACCGGGCTTTTACGGATCAATGCCGGGCTACGGGATAAAAACTTTCACACGCGGCGGGGGCGATACTTCCGGCGCACTTGTTGCACTGGCCTTAAAAGCTGATTTATACGAAAAATGGTCGGAAACTACAGAAGTTTTCACGGCGGATCCCTCAATTGTTGATCACCCTCACAAGATAAGGCACGTTACATATGCTGAACTCCGCGAGCTTACGTACATGGGCATTAAAGTTATTTACGAGGACGTTATACATTTATTGCAGAGCGCGAAAATTCCCATCAGTATACATAATATATATAATCCTTCAGACAAAGGAACGCTCATAACAGAAGATCTAGCGGAAGATTCACACCGCAGTGTTGCAGCTTGTATCGCCGGACAGAGACATTTTAAGGCAATCAGAATCGAGAAATTTGGACTCAACCGGCTTCACGGCGTAGGAGAAAAAGTTTTTGGGACGTTCGCAAAATATGGAATTTCCTGCGAGCATTACGTATCAGGAATTTATAATTTCTGCATAATCGTTAGGAACATGGTATTTGACCTCAACAGAGCGCAAATTTTCGAGGAAATCAAGAAGGCAATCAACCCCGAAAGTATCGAAATGGATAATGATTTGTCGCTCATTGCAATTATCGGCAAGGGCATGGGCACAGAAAAAGGAATCTTCGCGCGAATCTTCAACGCTATAGCAGCAGTAGGCGTAAAAATTCATTTCATCAGTCAGGGAGCAGACGATTTAAATATAGTAATCGGAGTCTATGATGCAGATTTCGAGAAAACTATTAAAGCACTCTACGACGCAATGATTTTCGAGGAGAAAGAATAA
- a CDS encoding TerD family protein: protein MAISLSKGQKVDLTKGNPGLSRLLVGLGWDVNKYDTGSDFDLDAAAFLLGANGKVTNDSDFIFYNNARHSSGAVQHMGDNLTGAGDGDDEEIKIDLSRVPANIEKIAFTVTIHEAESRRQNFGQVSNAFIRVVDEAKNQELIRYDLGEDFSIETAVVVGELYRNAGEWKFTATGSGFKGGLRALCVNFGVNV, encoded by the coding sequence ATGGCAATAAGTTTATCAAAGGGTCAAAAAGTAGACCTCACTAAGGGCAACCCGGGACTCTCGCGCTTACTTGTCGGACTCGGCTGGGATGTGAACAAATACGATACCGGTTCAGATTTCGACCTCGACGCAGCAGCATTTTTACTCGGTGCAAACGGCAAAGTTACGAACGACTCAGATTTCATATTCTATAACAACGCGCGGCACTCATCGGGAGCAGTTCAGCATATGGGCGACAATTTAACCGGTGCAGGAGACGGCGACGACGAAGAAATTAAAATCGATCTCTCCAGAGTTCCGGCAAATATCGAAAAAATTGCGTTCACCGTTACTATTCACGAAGCAGAGTCAAGACGGCAAAATTTCGGACAGGTCTCAAACGCTTTTATTAGAGTTGTCGACGAGGCCAAGAATCAGGAATTAATACGCTACGATTTGGGCGAAGATTTCTCGATTGAGACAGCTGTTGTTGTCGGTGAACTTTACAGGAACGCGGGCGAATGGAAATTTACAGCAACAGGTTCAGGCTTCAAAGGCGGTCTGCGTGCGTTGTGCGTTAATTTCGGCGTGAACGTCTAA
- the hxsA3 gene encoding His-Xaa-Ser repeat protein HxsA3 — MSKKLFSELESVVNHSISDFLLDEEASIPKGQLLAVGSLMVVLACTLCVDDASAWHGSHSNFGHMSHSNYTYPRHSSHSSHASHASHNNNMFKW, encoded by the coding sequence ATGTCGAAGAAGTTATTTAGTGAGCTTGAGTCAGTTGTCAATCATTCTATATCAGATTTTCTGCTTGATGAAGAGGCCAGTATACCGAAGGGACAGCTTCTCGCGGTGGGGTCATTAATGGTGGTGCTTGCGTGTACCCTTTGTGTAGACGATGCATCTGCTTGGCACGGCAGCCACAGTAATTTTGGTCATATGAGCCATAGCAATTATACTTATCCGCGTCATTCGAGCCACTCAAGCCACGCGAGTCATGCAAGCCATAACAATAATATGTTTAAATGGTAG
- a CDS encoding OmpH family outer membrane protein has translation MMSRKILLIVTVITLFVMSSAIAANAAAAKPKPAPAAGADFVGVVDRGEILNNHPRLQQVQQQLAQIARQKESEAKAAADKETDTAKKAQAVQAKRLELAQEEQKLMAPIYRDCEQAVREVAVKRKLTLVLDKFVVLIGGVDITQDVIQQLAKKK, from the coding sequence ATGATGTCAAGAAAGATTTTATTAATCGTAACAGTAATTACACTTTTCGTGATGAGCAGTGCAATAGCCGCCAACGCAGCAGCAGCAAAGCCCAAACCCGCACCCGCAGCAGGAGCAGATTTTGTCGGAGTAGTCGACAGAGGAGAAATTCTCAATAATCACCCGAGATTACAGCAAGTTCAGCAGCAGCTCGCACAAATCGCACGTCAGAAAGAAAGCGAAGCCAAAGCCGCCGCAGATAAAGAGACAGATACAGCCAAGAAAGCACAAGCAGTCCAAGCTAAAAGACTCGAACTCGCACAGGAAGAGCAAAAGTTAATGGCTCCCATTTATAGAGATTGTGAGCAGGCAGTCAGAGAAGTTGCAGTAAAGCGCAAATTAACTCTCGTGCTTGATAAATTCGTTGTCTTAATCGGCGGAGTCGATATTACTCAAGACGTTATCCAGCAGTTAGCGAAGAAAAAATAA
- the coaBC gene encoding bifunctional phosphopantothenoylcysteine decarboxylase/phosphopantothenate--cysteine ligase CoaBC: MNKFTNGRKILLGITGGIAAYKIPFLVRLLKKSNCELEIIMTPSAENFVTPMTLATLANKRVWRENDFIAEGHNIPHIKLSEWADVIAIAPCSANTLAKISHGIADNLLTSTILAASCPIIIFPAMNQKMFMNPATQVNIKILSERGINIIEPASGDLACGESGRGRMPEPQEIFYELQKVLCGVNDMSGKKVLITAGPTHEYLDPVRYISNPSTGKMGVAMARAAWLRGADVKLIAGPADIDSYGFEVIRVSSAQEMLNAVMKNLEWADFIVKAAAVGDYRAKNFNAQKIKREGKDSLIIELVQNPDIAAEVGRLKCENQILIGFAAETENILTHAREKLSRKNLDYILANDVTGKDSGFASDSNIIRVIPRDETKDEKIFTGLKQEIAFEIWDYVLSN; this comes from the coding sequence ATGAATAAATTTACTAACGGCCGCAAAATCTTACTGGGCATCACAGGAGGTATAGCGGCCTACAAGATTCCGTTCTTAGTGAGACTGCTAAAGAAATCAAATTGCGAACTCGAAATAATTATGACTCCTTCAGCAGAAAATTTTGTAACGCCTATGACTCTTGCGACACTTGCAAATAAACGGGTTTGGCGCGAAAATGATTTTATCGCAGAAGGTCATAATATCCCGCACATAAAATTATCTGAATGGGCTGATGTCATAGCTATTGCACCGTGCAGCGCGAACACTCTTGCGAAAATTTCACACGGGATCGCGGACAATTTATTAACTTCAACGATTTTAGCGGCTTCATGTCCGATTATAATTTTTCCTGCTATGAATCAAAAAATGTTCATGAATCCAGCTACACAGGTGAATATAAAAATTTTGTCAGAGCGGGGCATAAATATAATAGAACCTGCTTCCGGCGATTTGGCGTGCGGTGAGTCAGGTCGCGGGAGAATGCCTGAACCTCAAGAAATTTTTTACGAGCTTCAAAAAGTTTTGTGCGGCGTTAATGACATGTCCGGGAAAAAAGTTTTAATCACAGCAGGGCCGACTCATGAATATTTAGATCCCGTTCGTTATATATCAAATCCGAGTACAGGAAAAATGGGCGTGGCTATGGCTCGTGCGGCGTGGCTCAGGGGTGCTGACGTTAAATTAATCGCGGGGCCGGCAGATATTGACTCATACGGTTTTGAAGTGATTCGCGTGAGTTCTGCACAAGAAATGCTAAATGCCGTAATGAAAAATTTAGAATGGGCTGATTTTATCGTGAAAGCTGCTGCGGTCGGTGATTATCGGGCAAAAAATTTTAACGCTCAGAAAATAAAACGTGAGGGAAAAGACTCGCTAATTATTGAACTCGTGCAGAATCCCGACATAGCCGCCGAAGTAGGAAGACTCAAATGCGAGAATCAAATTTTAATCGGTTTTGCTGCTGAGACAGAAAATATTTTGACTCATGCACGGGAAAAATTATCGCGCAAAAATCTTGATTACATTCTGGCAAATGACGTAACCGGCAAAGATTCAGGTTTTGCGAGCGACTCTAACATAATAAGGGTAATCCCCAGAGACGAGACAAAGGACGAAAAAATTTTTACGGGTCTGAAACAGGAAATAGCGTTTGAAATTTGGGATTATGTGCTGTCTAATTGA
- the hxsB gene encoding His-Xaa-Ser system radical SAM maturase HxsB yields MNYFTAYYNWTEFNGDFLLTNDMGKYFFLSKDKFYDFVEGRLSPESNIFNSLQKLGFVYYDRDKYISKFQHDMAAMKKCLLSAAQLFIIVLTDSCNQRCIYCQAGEANISKISVEVCRKAVNLAVQSPVSHMTIEFQGGEPTLNPEALRFTISYARQIFKEHGKHVDFAIVSNFTNIDSDLLRWLIDNDIHISTSLDGNRIIHEYNRPLSVNKSSYDAWHAGADLYRKLCIESGKNPVISAIQTTTQKSLNFPEEIVDEYISNGMNNIYIRPLTPLGRARENWDIIGYTPEEYVKFYCRVLDYMLKKCQQGIYITESTACIYLRRILNNESAGHTEFRSPCGAATGQIAVNFDGNIYTCDEGRMFANMGDNIFCLGTVDNTYRELMLSPAAHAICTASCIESLPMCCDCVYMPYCAVCPVINYGLEGDLIQHGENFYKCVIAKGILTHLFEIINRNNPAEVSILQQWANN; encoded by the coding sequence ATGAATTATTTTACAGCTTATTATAACTGGACGGAATTTAACGGGGATTTTTTGCTGACAAATGATATGGGCAAATATTTTTTCCTGAGCAAAGATAAATTTTATGATTTTGTAGAAGGCAGATTATCACCAGAAAGCAATATATTTAATTCTCTGCAAAAACTCGGTTTTGTTTACTATGACAGGGACAAATATATATCAAAATTTCAGCATGATATGGCCGCGATGAAAAAATGTCTCTTGAGTGCTGCACAACTTTTTATAATTGTATTGACTGATTCATGTAATCAACGCTGTATTTACTGTCAGGCGGGAGAAGCAAATATATCAAAAATTTCTGTTGAAGTATGCAGGAAAGCTGTTAATTTAGCTGTACAATCTCCCGTTTCACATATGACGATTGAATTTCAGGGCGGCGAACCTACACTAAATCCAGAGGCTTTGAGATTCACTATTTCATATGCACGGCAAATTTTTAAAGAGCACGGAAAACACGTCGATTTTGCAATAGTAAGCAATTTCACAAATATTGACTCTGATTTATTACGCTGGCTGATTGATAATGATATACATATTTCTACGTCTCTTGACGGCAATAGAATCATACACGAATATAACCGGCCTTTGTCTGTGAATAAATCAAGTTATGACGCTTGGCACGCAGGAGCAGATTTATACAGAAAACTTTGCATAGAGTCCGGGAAAAATCCTGTAATCAGTGCTATTCAGACAACAACCCAAAAATCATTGAATTTTCCTGAAGAAATAGTTGACGAATACATATCTAACGGAATGAATAATATTTATATTCGACCGCTGACACCGTTGGGGCGTGCTCGTGAAAATTGGGATATTATAGGCTATACTCCGGAAGAATATGTAAAATTTTATTGCAGAGTGCTTGATTATATGCTCAAAAAGTGTCAGCAGGGAATTTATATTACAGAGTCTACGGCCTGTATTTACTTGAGACGCATTCTAAATAATGAATCAGCCGGCCACACTGAATTTCGTTCTCCTTGCGGTGCTGCAACGGGACAAATTGCTGTTAATTTCGACGGAAATATTTATACTTGCGACGAAGGCCGAATGTTTGCGAATATGGGCGATAATATTTTTTGCTTGGGAACTGTTGACAACACTTACCGCGAATTAATGTTGTCGCCTGCCGCACATGCAATATGCACAGCTTCATGCATTGAGTCTCTTCCGATGTGCTGTGATTGTGTGTATATGCCTTATTGTGCTGTATGCCCTGTTATTAATTACGGCCTCGAAGGTGATTTAATTCAACACGGCGAAAATTTTTATAAATGTGTAATTGCAAAGGGTATATTAACGCATTTATTCGAAATTATTAATCGCAATAATCCCGCAGAAGTTTCAATTTTGCAACAGTGGGCAAATAATTAA
- a CDS encoding TerD family protein, with product MVNLQKGQKVELRKSDGGSLKKVVIGLGWDEIKKESGGFLGGLFGGGKKTHDIDCDATVFLCVNGKVTDSEDVVYFGNLKHSSGAVRHMGDNLTGAGEGDDEEIFIDLTSLPAKYDKIIFVVNIYKANERGQHFGMINNAFIRIYDGDNNQELCRYNLSENYDSMTAMIFGEMYLRNGQWKFNAIGQATHDNSISELLRRFA from the coding sequence ATGGTAAATTTACAAAAGGGTCAAAAAGTTGAACTCAGGAAATCTGACGGAGGCTCGCTAAAAAAAGTTGTAATCGGTCTCGGCTGGGACGAAATAAAAAAGGAGTCGGGCGGATTCTTGGGCGGTCTGTTCGGAGGCGGGAAAAAGACTCACGATATTGACTGCGACGCAACTGTATTTTTGTGCGTGAACGGCAAAGTAACAGACTCTGAAGACGTAGTTTATTTCGGGAATCTCAAGCACTCATCAGGAGCAGTCCGTCATATGGGCGATAATTTAACCGGTGCAGGCGAGGGCGACGACGAAGAAATTTTTATAGACCTTACATCACTTCCCGCAAAATACGATAAAATTATATTCGTTGTAAATATTTATAAGGCCAATGAGCGCGGACAGCATTTCGGAATGATTAACAACGCTTTTATCAGAATCTATGACGGCGATAATAATCAGGAATTATGCAGATATAATTTATCAGAAAACTATGACTCAATGACTGCTATGATATTCGGAGAAATGTATTTACGCAACGGCCAGTGGAAATTTAACGCAATCGGCCAGGCAACACACGATAATTCAATCAGCGAGCTTTTACGGAGATTCGCTTAA
- the hxsC gene encoding His-Xaa-Ser system radical SAM maturase HxsC codes for MADTIFTTGLCNSNCIMCPYTENFRLNAKSEPLTNLKKFIASMSPHTEYICITGGEPTILRDDFLNLVDYCRNYFSSAILHILTNGRTFAYKDFLSDFQKVRPYKTLLGIPLHADNSGLHDYISQTEGSFNETLCGLDNLHKSGEHIEIRIVTSRLNYKNLPALAFMIAKKYPYCSHVCLMGLEMMGNAMINRNKVWCSYDELWPFVREAAYILIMNGVEVELYNYPLCIVDKNLQTIYRKSITPSKIEYLNECGICTRKNDCGGFFRTTKIMPDINIRPY; via the coding sequence ATGGCAGATACTATATTTACTACGGGGCTTTGCAACTCTAACTGTATAATGTGTCCATACACGGAAAATTTCAGGCTTAATGCAAAATCTGAGCCGCTAACTAATCTGAAAAAATTTATTGCCTCAATGAGTCCCCATACTGAATATATATGTATAACCGGCGGAGAACCTACAATACTGCGCGACGATTTTCTGAATCTGGTTGATTATTGCAGAAATTATTTTTCTTCCGCGATACTGCACATTCTCACAAACGGGCGTACATTTGCGTATAAAGATTTTCTCTCAGATTTCCAAAAAGTTAGGCCGTATAAAACTTTATTAGGGATTCCTCTTCATGCTGATAATTCCGGACTTCATGATTATATTTCACAGACTGAAGGCAGCTTTAACGAGACTCTGTGCGGGCTTGATAATCTTCATAAATCCGGAGAACATATCGAAATCCGTATAGTAACATCAAGACTCAATTATAAAAATTTGCCTGCACTCGCTTTTATGATTGCGAAAAAATATCCCTATTGCAGTCATGTCTGTTTAATGGGGCTTGAGATGATGGGCAATGCTATGATTAACAGAAATAAAGTCTGGTGCAGTTATGATGAATTATGGCCGTTTGTTCGTGAAGCAGCTTATATACTCATTATGAACGGCGTAGAAGTCGAATTATATAATTATCCGCTCTGCATTGTAGATAAAAATTTGCAGACTATATACAGAAAAAGTATTACACCTTCAAAAATTGAATACTTGAATGAATGCGGAATTTGCACGAGAAAAAATGATTGCGGAGGATTTTTCCGTACTACGAAAATTATGCCTGATATAAACATTAGGCCGTATTAA
- a CDS encoding TIGR00266 family protein, translating to MKYEILHQDAFPVVKCDLQTGESVKAESDAMVAMSANLDISGSMGNKGFLGGLARKFLTGESFFFQRVTAARGPGSVLFGHPAPGGIIDVNLDGSYGLRVQKNGFLASEESIEIDTTMQNLSQGLFSREGFFVLNVHGRGTVFLSSFGAIHAINLADNEEFIIDNGHLVAWPDYMQYKIEKAASGWFSSIASGESLVCRFTGPGTVLIQTRNPDAFTTWLKSLGIGGN from the coding sequence ATGAAATACGAAATTTTACATCAGGACGCTTTTCCCGTCGTTAAGTGCGATTTACAAACCGGCGAGTCAGTCAAGGCCGAGTCTGATGCAATGGTCGCAATGTCTGCAAATCTCGATATTTCCGGTTCAATGGGCAATAAAGGCTTTCTCGGAGGTTTGGCGCGAAAATTTTTAACGGGAGAAAGTTTTTTCTTTCAGCGTGTAACAGCAGCAAGAGGCCCCGGCAGTGTTTTATTTGGTCATCCTGCACCGGGCGGAATAATTGATGTAAATCTTGACGGCTCTTACGGACTGAGAGTCCAGAAAAATGGATTCTTAGCGTCAGAAGAAAGCATAGAAATTGATACAACAATGCAAAATTTATCGCAAGGGTTATTTTCTCGTGAAGGATTCTTTGTCTTGAACGTTCACGGACGCGGGACTGTTTTTCTTAGCAGCTTCGGGGCAATCCACGCAATTAATTTAGCAGACAACGAAGAATTTATTATTGATAACGGACATTTAGTCGCTTGGCCTGATTACATGCAATATAAAATCGAGAAGGCTGCTAGCGGGTGGTTCTCAAGTATTGCGAGCGGTGAGAGTCTTGTTTGCAGATTCACAGGGCCGGGAACGGTTTTAATTCAAACGAGAAATCCCGACGCTTTTACAACATGGCTTAAATCTTTAGGCATAGGAGGCAATTAA